One genomic segment of Catalinimonas alkaloidigena includes these proteins:
- a CDS encoding RNA polymerase sigma factor has protein sequence MKSEGQQTVFIKAMEAQKGILYKIASAYCHDEEDRKDLIQEIIIQLWHAFHKYDSRYKMSTWIYCIALNVSISFYKKEKRRTQILHPMARGSIIFTTENSSSEEIKPDLRRLQQYIAELREIDKALIILHLEGHDHQEIAEIMGITTSNVSSRILRIKARIKQKFQQLSKHKHERH, from the coding sequence ATGAAGTCAGAAGGTCAGCAAACCGTCTTTATCAAGGCTATGGAAGCACAAAAAGGCATCCTTTACAAGATTGCCAGCGCTTATTGTCATGATGAGGAAGACAGGAAAGACCTGATACAGGAGATTATCATCCAGCTATGGCATGCCTTTCATAAATACGATAGTCGCTACAAGATGTCTACCTGGATTTACTGTATTGCCCTGAATGTATCCATTTCATTTTATAAAAAGGAAAAGAGAAGAACACAGATCCTGCATCCTATGGCTCGTGGGAGCATCATTTTTACAACTGAGAATAGTTCATCAGAGGAAATTAAGCCTGATCTCAGGAGGTTACAGCAGTATATCGCAGAACTGCGTGAAATTGACAAAGCTTTGATCATACTTCACCTGGAAGGCCATGATCATCAGGAGATTGCCGAGATAATGGGTATCACTACTAGCAATGTATCCAGCAGGATCTTAAGAATTAAAGCACGCATAAAGCAGAAGTTTCAACAGTTAAGCAAACACAAACATGAACGACATTGA
- a CDS encoding IPT/TIG domain-containing protein produces MILLKRHPFPSKSVFLLSLLFLFIQCGEDDTDDPAPDPEPPAVTAINPSSGPVGTEVTITGENFSESTTGNTIQFNGTPAIAKSASATTLVVYVPAGATTGALTVTVNNETATGPVFTVEEEEPDNIFNCDENEISTSTTWEDVAAGDAVDYVIKCAITINNDALLTIAPGVIIQFEGDESGLFTSDGGGLKAVGNEDNPIKFIGTSAQKGVWKGVYFGSTHPENRLEYVELMHAGRTASAQSDEKGAVQLSREANSRGSIVNCIIEDNDGYGVFITEDSELEAFSGNVITNNALSPVGIFFGQLGLLDATSTYAPDNGQEYIEVRRDVLDTDATLSSLEVPFRFVENNAYFVQSAMTVEAGAILEFASGSALRLGNQSSDCSLTTASLMAVGTEEAPITFRGATEGSGSWLGIGFNSSSPNNQLIHCNISGAGAAKIYNASHEPANIVLQCESRVKIQNTTISWSGKHGIVIHDEDARLEEFVDNTLTDNEASPIALHFHQLDQLDASTVYEEGNVNPYINVIGSVLADNDMTVAALEVPYRISVANNGRIPYVERALTIEPGVVMEFETSSGIKLGNPGADCVDNTGSFNAVGTVESPIIFKGVSEGQGTWQGIGINSSTSLNHLAFCEISGGGAGQMYNAGGQGNIVMQCEATLKVENCVIIDSGGWGIDFVNNGNTLDESDNTFDNNTSGDIAGQ; encoded by the coding sequence ATGATACTCCTTAAACGACACCCCTTCCCAAGTAAATCTGTATTTCTACTTTCGCTATTGTTTCTTTTTATCCAATGTGGTGAGGATGACACGGACGACCCTGCGCCTGATCCTGAACCACCGGCAGTTACTGCCATCAATCCCAGTAGCGGACCAGTCGGTACAGAAGTTACAATCACCGGAGAAAACTTCAGCGAAAGCACTACAGGAAATACTATTCAATTTAATGGTACACCTGCCATTGCTAAATCAGCCTCTGCTACCACCTTAGTAGTTTATGTTCCCGCCGGGGCTACAACTGGCGCGCTTACCGTCACGGTAAACAATGAAACGGCTACCGGCCCGGTATTTACGGTAGAAGAAGAGGAGCCTGATAATATTTTTAACTGTGATGAAAATGAGATAAGCACATCTACCACCTGGGAGGATGTAGCTGCCGGCGATGCTGTAGATTATGTGATCAAGTGTGCAATTACGATCAACAATGACGCGCTCTTAACCATTGCTCCCGGTGTGATTATTCAGTTTGAGGGGGATGAGAGTGGCTTGTTTACCAGTGATGGTGGTGGTTTAAAAGCGGTAGGAAACGAAGATAATCCAATCAAATTTATAGGAACCTCTGCTCAGAAAGGGGTATGGAAAGGTGTTTACTTTGGCTCTACCCATCCTGAAAACAGACTGGAATACGTCGAGCTTATGCATGCAGGAAGGACGGCATCTGCCCAGTCTGATGAAAAAGGGGCAGTACAACTAAGCCGAGAAGCGAATTCGCGCGGAAGTATTGTCAACTGTATAATTGAAGATAATGATGGCTATGGTGTCTTCATTACAGAAGACAGTGAGCTGGAAGCGTTTAGTGGAAATGTAATCACTAACAATGCGCTTTCACCGGTTGGTATTTTCTTTGGTCAGTTGGGTTTATTGGATGCCACTTCTACATATGCTCCAGATAATGGTCAGGAATATATAGAGGTAAGGAGAGATGTTTTAGACACTGATGCTACCCTTTCTAGTCTGGAAGTACCCTTTAGATTTGTTGAAAACAATGCTTATTTTGTCCAAAGTGCAATGACTGTTGAGGCAGGGGCTATTCTTGAATTTGCCTCGGGCTCAGCATTACGATTGGGTAATCAAAGCTCAGACTGCAGCCTTACTACGGCTTCATTAATGGCTGTAGGTACAGAAGAGGCACCGATTACTTTCCGGGGAGCAACTGAGGGAAGTGGCAGTTGGCTGGGTATAGGTTTTAATTCATCCAGTCCAAACAACCAGTTGATTCATTGTAACATCAGTGGAGCGGGCGCAGCGAAAATATACAATGCAAGTCATGAGCCAGCTAATATAGTATTGCAGTGCGAAAGCAGAGTTAAAATCCAGAATACTACCATCTCCTGGAGTGGTAAGCATGGTATTGTCATTCACGATGAAGATGCAAGACTTGAGGAATTTGTAGATAATACTTTAACTGATAATGAGGCTTCTCCCATTGCTTTACATTTTCATCAGCTTGATCAACTGGATGCTTCAACAGTTTATGAAGAAGGAAATGTCAACCCTTACATAAATGTTATCGGAAGCGTGCTGGCAGATAATGATATGACGGTTGCCGCCCTGGAAGTGCCTTACCGCATCAGTGTAGCAAACAATGGACGTATTCCCTATGTAGAAAGAGCGCTTACCATTGAGCCGGGGGTTGTGATGGAATTTGAAACTTCTTCCGGTATTAAGCTGGGTAACCCCGGTGCTGACTGTGTTGATAATACCGGCTCATTCAACGCGGTGGGAACAGTTGAATCCCCGATCATATTCAAGGGCGTAAGCGAAGGGCAAGGGACCTGGCAAGGCATAGGCATTAATTCAAGCACCTCTCTCAATCACCTGGCTTTTTGTGAAATCTCCGGAGGAGGAGCAGGACAGATGTACAATGCCGGAGGTCAGGGTAATATTGTGATGCAGTGTGAAGCTACCCTTAAGGTTGAAAACTGCGTAATCATTGACAGTGGTGGATGGGGAATAGATTTTGTGAATAATGGAAATACTTTGGATGAGTCAGATAATACTTTTGATAACAATACCTCTGGTGATATAGCCGGGCAATAG
- a CDS encoding ATP-binding cassette domain-containing protein, with protein sequence MITVRNVSLVKHGKKIFEKLNWKIEAGEHWVICGNNGSGKTLLLELLAGKAQLSEGKVAYDFIHEDGWHSYFDALRNKIRYIPAHAAHTLLKKYDGLFYQQRYYGSFNEGIPLVKDVFEEKLELIDLLDLPASFSITNLLELPLTRLSNGQFKKVLIILYLLQGDAQLLLLDYPFEGLDHESRKHLCRFIDHIAHAQGLQVILTDHYHALPEVINRRLVVRDNMLDQQEMISPSKEGVIVPQKNEQRPSGGNASVVEMKNLRIQYGDKVVLKNFNWRVNQGDRWVLAGKNGSGKTTLFSLIYADHPLAYSQEVYLFGKRRGSGESIWDIKKRINYLGPELISFMNHRGIRSSALEYLTQHFKTYNENRLTNLITYFEANSFIQKPVHQLSSGQLQLMLLIQCFLDEKELILLDEPFQFLDPTQKMLVRRYMQDYLNESKTLIMVTHYQQDIAEWAENIMYI encoded by the coding sequence ATGATAACTGTCCGGAATGTAAGCCTTGTAAAACACGGCAAAAAAATATTTGAGAAGCTCAACTGGAAGATAGAAGCAGGTGAGCATTGGGTAATCTGCGGAAATAACGGAAGTGGTAAAACTTTGCTTCTGGAACTATTAGCTGGTAAAGCACAGCTTTCTGAAGGAAAGGTGGCATATGACTTTATCCATGAAGATGGGTGGCATTCATATTTTGATGCACTCCGCAATAAAATACGCTATATACCGGCACATGCAGCACACACCCTTCTGAAAAAGTATGACGGCCTCTTTTATCAGCAGCGATACTACGGTTCTTTTAATGAGGGCATTCCTTTGGTAAAAGATGTATTTGAAGAGAAACTGGAGCTTATTGATTTGCTTGATTTACCAGCAAGCTTTAGCATCACGAATTTGCTGGAGCTGCCCCTTACACGCCTTTCTAATGGTCAGTTCAAGAAAGTGCTAATCATACTTTATTTATTGCAGGGAGATGCACAACTCTTACTTTTAGACTACCCTTTTGAAGGATTAGACCATGAGAGCAGAAAGCACCTTTGTAGGTTTATTGATCATATTGCCCATGCCCAAGGGTTACAGGTGATTTTAACTGACCATTATCATGCACTGCCGGAAGTAATCAACCGCAGGTTGGTAGTCCGTGATAATATGCTTGACCAACAGGAAATGATTTCACCTTCCAAAGAAGGGGTAATTGTACCCCAAAAAAATGAACAGCGGCCATCAGGTGGAAATGCATCCGTTGTAGAAATGAAAAACTTACGTATTCAATACGGTGATAAAGTTGTGCTGAAAAATTTCAACTGGAGGGTCAATCAAGGCGATAGATGGGTACTGGCAGGTAAGAATGGTTCTGGTAAAACCACACTTTTCAGTCTGATTTATGCCGATCATCCGCTGGCTTATAGCCAAGAGGTATACCTATTTGGGAAGCGAAGAGGCAGTGGAGAATCTATTTGGGATATCAAAAAGAGAATTAATTATCTGGGGCCTGAATTGATCAGCTTCATGAATCACCGTGGGATCAGAAGTAGCGCACTGGAATATTTGACACAGCATTTTAAGACATACAATGAAAATAGGCTAACAAATTTGATTACTTATTTTGAAGCAAATTCTTTTATCCAAAAGCCGGTTCATCAACTTTCCTCAGGACAGTTACAACTTATGTTATTGATCCAATGTTTTTTGGACGAGAAAGAATTGATACTGCTGGATGAACCTTTTCAGTTTCTGGATCCCACGCAAAAAATGCTTGTGCGTAGATACATGCAGGACTATCTCAATGAAAGTAAAACTCTTATTATGGTAACACATTATCAACAGGATATCGCTGAATGGGCAGAAAACATCATGTATATATAA
- a CDS encoding nucleoside hydrolase gives MNKYFFKIFALTFCSIFFAVSLQAQREVIIDADTGNEMDDLYAIVMAILSEDMEVIGLSSAHFNNAQLLTDSLWHIYPTKNINTLEISQQLNEELLQALGREDIPHPKGASQMLGYAWGYYEGAPIPASPASDFIIEQAKLATEGEKLAILCLGAVTNVATALELAPEIADKISVHLLGMQYNVEEGIWNKNEFNVRNDLNAMDQLLTNEALELHVMPASTSSTLKFSHQKSLEKLARMEHPVNKILARRWAEVSAGAQWTMWDLALVEAMIYPTTAELEERLAPAENGGRPVQTYVSIKPKKMEAYFWEILENKLK, from the coding sequence ATGAATAAGTACTTTTTTAAAATTTTTGCCTTAACTTTTTGCAGTATCTTCTTTGCTGTTAGCCTACAAGCCCAGAGAGAAGTAATCATTGACGCGGATACTGGTAATGAGATGGATGATCTCTACGCCATAGTGATGGCTATCTTATCCGAAGACATGGAAGTGATTGGTCTTAGCTCAGCACATTTCAACAATGCCCAATTGCTCACCGATAGCCTCTGGCACATCTACCCTACCAAAAATATTAACACACTGGAGATCAGTCAGCAGCTGAACGAGGAATTGTTACAAGCTTTAGGTAGAGAAGATATTCCCCATCCCAAAGGTGCCAGCCAAATGCTGGGTTATGCCTGGGGCTATTATGAAGGGGCGCCCATACCCGCATCTCCCGCTTCAGACTTTATCATTGAACAGGCCAAACTAGCCACTGAGGGAGAAAAATTAGCGATACTTTGTCTGGGAGCCGTTACCAATGTAGCCACTGCCCTTGAATTGGCTCCCGAAATCGCAGATAAAATCTCCGTGCACCTGCTGGGGATGCAATACAATGTTGAGGAGGGTATCTGGAATAAGAATGAATTTAATGTGCGCAATGATCTAAACGCCATGGACCAACTGCTTACTAACGAAGCCCTGGAGCTTCATGTGATGCCTGCCAGCACCAGCAGTACGCTTAAGTTTAGCCATCAAAAATCTCTGGAAAAACTTGCACGCATGGAGCATCCGGTGAATAAAATACTCGCCCGGCGCTGGGCGGAGGTGAGTGCCGGGGCACAGTGGACCATGTGGGACCTTGCACTGGTGGAAGCCATGATTTATCCTACTACGGCCGAACTGGAGGAGCGACTTGCTCCCGCAGAAAATGGCGGACGTCCGGTACAGACGTATGTCTCCATCAAGCCTAAAAAAATGGAAGCATACTTTTGGGAAATCCTAGAGAATAAACTTAAGTAA
- a CDS encoding trimeric intracellular cation channel family protein — protein sequence MTNPLYILDIVGTLVFAVSGTIAASERKMDPFGAAVIAFVTAVGGGTVRDVLIGSVPVGWMLNLHYLYAIIAGIFTYLLSEEADHEVTQNHVFV from the coding sequence ATGACCAACCCACTATATATACTGGATATTGTAGGAACTCTGGTGTTTGCTGTTAGCGGCACGATTGCTGCCAGCGAAAGGAAAATGGACCCTTTTGGTGCCGCAGTGATTGCATTTGTTACCGCCGTTGGAGGAGGAACGGTACGCGATGTATTGATAGGAAGTGTACCGGTAGGCTGGATGCTGAACCTTCATTACCTCTATGCCATCATTGCAGGTATATTTACTTACCTTCTTTCTGAAGAAGCAGATCATGAAGTTACACAAAACCATGTTTTTGTTTGA
- a CDS encoding STAS/SEC14 domain-containing protein has product MEYFKNEFAMINYLDDVKTVELVWKQTTNSQKYREIFAKGVEALEKYQISNWLSDTTDQGLVSPEDRKWLESHMIPTAVQKGLRNIAVLVSKDVFKKYYVDSVRKHVEKSHLCMQYFDKREDAIQWLNEINNARLAQSA; this is encoded by the coding sequence ATGGAATATTTTAAAAACGAATTTGCCATGATCAACTATCTGGATGATGTTAAAACTGTTGAACTTGTCTGGAAGCAAACTACAAACAGCCAGAAATATCGTGAGATTTTTGCCAAAGGCGTAGAAGCATTGGAGAAATATCAAATTTCTAACTGGCTTTCTGATACTACAGATCAAGGCCTGGTTTCTCCTGAAGACAGAAAATGGTTAGAGTCTCATATGATACCTACTGCTGTACAAAAAGGTCTAAGAAATATAGCCGTACTCGTTTCTAAAGATGTTTTCAAGAAATATTATGTAGATAGTGTACGCAAACATGTTGAGAAATCACACCTGTGCATGCAGTATTTTGATAAGCGTGAAGATGCAATACAGTGGCTCAACGAAATTAATAATGCCAGATTAGCACAGTCAGCATAA
- a CDS encoding acyl-CoA dehydrogenase family protein, producing the protein MDAVKEEQATITQWTELIHSLGKDFVSRAARYDASDTFVKENYVALKEHKFFTAMIPTALGGQGLSHAQMCSMLREIAHYDSSTALALSMHQHLLAANIWKYKHGKGGEVVLKKVVNQQLTLISTGARDWLESNGKMEKVEGGYLVSAEKHFASQASVGDVLVTSAPYKDPEKGWQVLHFPIPMHTKGVFVMDNWHTLGMRGTGSHTVKLDQVFVPESAIVLSRPQGEYHMFWNVVLTVALPLIMSVYVGIAEQAVETALKNVSVKPHMPVLIGEMNNELINAQVVLKDMIGLCNNFDFQPTDHMGQAMMCRKSLVAKSAIKAVEKAMEAVGGRSFFRAFTLERLFRDVQAGIFHPLPEKSQHQFSGEFLLQKKSPLAAWE; encoded by the coding sequence ATGGATGCAGTAAAAGAGGAACAAGCAACGATAACCCAATGGACAGAACTAATACATTCGCTGGGAAAAGATTTTGTCAGTAGAGCAGCTCGTTATGACGCTTCTGACACTTTTGTAAAAGAAAACTACGTAGCCTTAAAAGAGCATAAGTTCTTCACTGCGATGATTCCCACAGCATTGGGAGGGCAAGGATTATCACATGCCCAAATGTGCAGTATGTTGAGAGAGATTGCTCACTACGACAGCTCAACGGCATTGGCTCTTTCCATGCACCAGCACCTTCTGGCAGCCAATATCTGGAAATATAAACATGGAAAAGGGGGTGAAGTCGTACTGAAAAAAGTGGTCAACCAGCAGCTAACTCTTATTAGCACTGGAGCTCGTGACTGGCTGGAATCAAATGGCAAAATGGAGAAAGTTGAAGGTGGATATTTAGTAAGTGCGGAGAAGCACTTTGCCAGTCAGGCCAGTGTTGGTGATGTATTGGTGACCAGTGCTCCTTATAAGGATCCTGAAAAAGGATGGCAAGTTCTTCATTTCCCTATCCCTATGCATACCAAAGGTGTATTTGTCATGGATAATTGGCATACACTGGGCATGAGAGGCACTGGCTCACATACTGTCAAACTGGACCAAGTGTTTGTACCCGAATCAGCCATAGTGCTAAGCAGACCCCAAGGGGAATATCATATGTTCTGGAATGTAGTATTGACAGTAGCCCTGCCTCTTATCATGTCTGTTTACGTAGGCATCGCAGAACAGGCAGTAGAAACAGCATTGAAAAATGTGAGCGTAAAACCACATATGCCAGTACTTATTGGGGAAATGAATAACGAACTTATTAATGCCCAGGTAGTGCTCAAAGATATGATTGGTTTATGCAATAACTTTGATTTCCAACCTACTGATCATATGGGACAAGCCATGATGTGCAGGAAGTCATTGGTAGCCAAATCTGCGATAAAAGCGGTAGAAAAAGCTATGGAAGCCGTGGGAGGCAGGAGCTTTTTCAGAGCTTTTACACTGGAAAGACTGTTCAGAGATGTGCAAGCCGGAATTTTTCATCCATTACCGGAAAAATCTCAGCATCAGTTTAGTGGAGAGTTTTTACTCCAAAAAAAATCACCATTAGCTGCCTGGGAATAA
- a CDS encoding DUF1801 domain-containing protein produces MKNIQIKSSPEVESVFNNYPELVREKMIKLRKLVLAAAEETAGIARVEECLKWGEPSYLTKHGSTVRMDWKEKSPDQYAIYFKCTSKLVPTFRERYQDVFTFEGNRAIVFQMNDHLPEDELKKCISTALTYHQVKHLPMLGLAW; encoded by the coding sequence ATGAAAAATATACAAATCAAAAGTAGCCCTGAAGTAGAATCAGTATTCAACAACTATCCTGAATTGGTGCGTGAGAAAATGATAAAGCTCCGCAAACTTGTTTTGGCGGCTGCAGAAGAGACAGCAGGGATCGCGCGAGTAGAAGAGTGCCTGAAATGGGGTGAACCCAGCTATCTCACTAAACACGGTAGCACTGTAAGGATGGACTGGAAAGAAAAAAGTCCCGATCAGTATGCTATCTATTTTAAATGCACCAGCAAACTGGTACCTACCTTTAGGGAAAGGTATCAGGATGTATTTACCTTTGAAGGTAATCGGGCCATTGTTTTCCAGATGAATGATCACTTACCGGAGGATGAGTTAAAAAAATGCATCAGCACAGCGCTAACATATCATCAGGTGAAACACTTACCCATGTTAGGATTAGCCTGGTAA
- a CDS encoding trimeric intracellular cation channel family protein, with translation MKLHKTMFLFDAIGIGLFTLLGLQKTIDIGLSPIIAVMMGTVSAVFGGVLRDIFSNQVPLIFRNEIYATACISGGLLFLLLKYLGIDELICTLCSMLFVILLRVFAVRYKWYLPTLH, from the coding sequence ATGAAGTTACACAAAACCATGTTTTTGTTTGATGCAATAGGGATAGGTTTATTTACCTTATTAGGCTTACAGAAAACGATCGACATTGGACTTTCTCCCATCATTGCAGTGATGATGGGAACAGTGTCAGCAGTTTTTGGAGGCGTACTGCGGGATATTTTTTCTAATCAGGTCCCCCTCATTTTCAGAAATGAAATTTACGCTACTGCTTGTATCTCCGGAGGATTATTATTTCTCTTACTGAAGTATCTGGGAATAGACGAACTCATTTGCACACTTTGCTCCATGTTATTTGTGATACTCCTACGGGTATTTGCTGTGCGGTATAAATGGTATCTGCCTACCCTTCACTGA
- a CDS encoding alpha/beta hydrolase has protein sequence MTIKPNDKYLTMLILFILFFSLTYANAQKTPVLEEKFVSIGGIEQWVSIKGEDRSKPVVLFIHGGPGSVMSPYAEAVYGSWKKDFVLVNWDQRGAGRTFGKNAPDEVSEDYWLENLLTIDLMVQDGIALTKYLIDHLGKQKVILVGTSWGSILATKMALGHPELFHMYVGHAQFVSFNKNLESAYAKVHQLAANIADTTSLQKLEALGKPPYADARHMGQFLRIVKQYEYQSASPAPEAWWKPANKYDSERDKRDRYNGDDYSFLYFAGHEKLGIKSMAANVDFTKDGLSFDIPVYLIQGEHDILTSPALNKAYFDELSAPQKEYYLLTDAAHGYNQSVVDKQRQVLQDHFDSRIHNSK, from the coding sequence TTGACCATCAAGCCTAATGATAAATATCTGACTATGCTGATTCTCTTCATCTTATTTTTTTCTCTTACTTATGCAAATGCACAGAAAACCCCTGTTCTGGAAGAGAAATTTGTCTCCATCGGAGGAATAGAACAATGGGTTAGTATCAAAGGGGAAGATAGGAGTAAGCCAGTAGTTTTATTCATTCACGGGGGACCGGGAAGCGTCATGAGTCCATATGCTGAGGCGGTGTATGGAAGCTGGAAAAAAGATTTTGTGCTGGTAAACTGGGACCAGCGGGGAGCGGGTAGAACTTTTGGCAAAAATGCACCTGATGAAGTCAGTGAAGACTACTGGTTGGAAAACCTTCTGACTATTGACCTGATGGTGCAAGACGGAATAGCACTTACAAAATATCTGATAGATCACTTGGGCAAACAGAAAGTGATCTTGGTCGGAACCTCCTGGGGATCTATTTTAGCGACAAAGATGGCTTTAGGTCACCCTGAACTCTTTCATATGTATGTGGGGCATGCACAGTTTGTTAGCTTTAATAAGAATCTGGAATCTGCCTATGCAAAAGTGCATCAGCTTGCTGCAAACATAGCGGATACTACTTCTCTTCAAAAGCTTGAAGCCTTAGGAAAGCCTCCTTATGCTGATGCCCGGCACATGGGGCAGTTTCTGCGCATCGTAAAGCAATATGAATATCAAAGTGCAAGTCCCGCTCCCGAAGCATGGTGGAAGCCAGCGAATAAATACGATAGTGAAAGAGACAAGCGGGACAGGTACAATGGTGATGACTATTCTTTCCTGTATTTTGCCGGACATGAAAAACTGGGCATCAAGTCTATGGCAGCGAATGTAGATTTTACCAAGGACGGGCTTTCCTTTGACATTCCCGTTTACCTTATACAAGGTGAGCACGACATATTAACTTCACCGGCACTTAACAAAGCTTACTTTGATGAGCTTAGTGCTCCACAAAAAGAATATTATCTCTTAACAGATGCGGCGCATGGCTATAATCAATCAGTAGTAGACAAACAACGTCAGGTTTTACAAGATCATTTTGACTCAAGAATTCACAATAGTAAGTGA
- a CDS encoding DUF1206 domain-containing protein encodes MNDITTAAKSAGRKAQGNLPETEKWVEKLARFGYASKGVIYILIGVLAAMAAFGAGGQTSGTQGIFQKILSQPFGKILLGIVAVGFVGYAVWRLVAAIKDAEHKGNDTKGILFRIGYVASGVIYGYFAFQAFKMIFGAGGGSGSGGGDGQQMFVSKLLEQPAGQWLVGIVAVAAFAKGIYQIYKGWTNKFGNDVRDGGVKREIKDLYMKLGKAGFIARGVVFAIVGFFFFKAAITASSSQAGGTDKVFSFLSSTGGPWLMGLIAIGLAGYGVFQLVKARYKPFNTN; translated from the coding sequence ATGAACGATATTACCACAGCTGCCAAATCCGCTGGCAGAAAAGCTCAAGGCAATCTTCCTGAAACAGAAAAATGGGTAGAAAAACTTGCCCGTTTTGGCTATGCTTCCAAAGGCGTAATTTACATACTTATTGGGGTTTTAGCAGCTATGGCAGCTTTCGGAGCAGGAGGACAGACTTCAGGAACGCAAGGAATTTTTCAGAAAATCCTTTCACAACCTTTTGGAAAAATTCTATTGGGAATTGTTGCTGTAGGCTTTGTAGGATATGCTGTCTGGCGATTAGTTGCAGCGATTAAAGATGCTGAACATAAAGGAAATGATACAAAAGGAATTCTTTTCAGAATTGGATATGTAGCTAGTGGAGTGATTTATGGATATTTTGCTTTTCAGGCTTTTAAAATGATCTTTGGTGCTGGTGGTGGAAGCGGCTCTGGAGGTGGGGATGGACAGCAAATGTTTGTCAGTAAGCTGCTAGAGCAACCTGCCGGACAGTGGTTGGTAGGTATTGTGGCAGTAGCAGCTTTTGCAAAAGGTATATATCAAATTTACAAAGGATGGACTAATAAATTTGGTAATGATGTAAGAGATGGTGGAGTGAAGAGAGAGATCAAAGATTTGTATATGAAATTAGGTAAAGCTGGTTTTATTGCAAGAGGAGTTGTATTTGCTATAGTAGGCTTCTTCTTCTTTAAAGCGGCAATTACTGCAAGTTCTTCTCAAGCAGGAGGTACCGACAAAGTATTTAGTTTTTTAAGTTCAACAGGAGGTCCCTGGTTGATGGGACTTATAGCTATAGGTTTGGCAGGATATGGTGTATTTCAATTAGTAAAAGCCAGATATAAGCCATTTAATACCAATTAA
- a CDS encoding 3-oxoacyl-ACP synthase gives MNQQKATLLKQKLHQACEDSLEKRLRDIKTALKEAQDAANQETKSSAGDKHETGRAMMQLETEKLSRQMHEVLNEQQSLQMIRTDQPKQSVDRGALVVTNHLKLYIAISAGRLLLEGEEYFAISIDTPLGLALKGKKAGETGGFQNKTHEILQIF, from the coding sequence ATGAATCAGCAAAAAGCCACACTCCTTAAGCAAAAGCTCCATCAGGCTTGCGAAGACAGTTTAGAAAAGCGACTGAGAGACATCAAAACAGCCCTGAAAGAGGCACAGGATGCCGCCAATCAGGAAACCAAGAGCAGCGCAGGGGACAAGCATGAGACCGGCAGGGCGATGATGCAACTGGAAACTGAAAAGCTCAGCCGACAAATGCATGAAGTATTAAATGAGCAGCAAAGCCTGCAGATGATTCGTACCGATCAGCCAAAACAGTCGGTAGACAGAGGAGCACTGGTGGTTACCAATCATCTGAAGCTGTATATTGCCATCAGTGCCGGACGTTTACTTCTGGAAGGCGAGGAATACTTTGCTATCTCTATCGATACTCCTCTGGGATTAGCACTGAAAGGAAAAAAAGCAGGAGAAACAGGGGGTTTTCAAAACAAAACGCATGAAATATTGCAAATATTTTAA